In a single window of the Flavobacterium ammoniigenes genome:
- the bshA gene encoding N-acetyl-alpha-D-glucosaminyl L-malate synthase BshA — protein MRIAIVCYPTFGGSGVVATELGLELARRGHEIHFITYSQPVRLALLNPNVHYHEVNVPEYPLFHYQPYELALSSKLVDMVKLYKIEVLHVHYAIPHAYAGYMAKQMLKDEGIDIPMVTTLHGTDITLVGNHPFYKPAVTFSINKSDFVTSVSQSLKDDTLKLFNIKNEIQVIPNFIELDKIKKEDKSPCQRSVMANDEERIITHISNFRKVKRIPDIIAIFNKIQKEIPAKLMMVGEGPEKEKAEHLCRELGIQDKVIFFGNSNEIDTILCQTDLFLLPSKTESFGLVALEAMACGVPVISSNAGGLPEVNKDGFSGYLSEVGDVDGMAKNAMKILKDDDALSEFKKNALITAQQFDIKKILPLYEDLYQRAIAKYS, from the coding sequence ATGAGAATTGCAATCGTATGTTATCCCACATTTGGTGGAAGTGGAGTTGTGGCTACCGAATTAGGTCTTGAATTAGCTCGACGTGGTCACGAAATTCATTTTATAACCTATAGTCAACCCGTACGTTTGGCACTCTTAAATCCGAACGTTCATTATCACGAAGTTAACGTTCCTGAATATCCATTATTCCATTACCAACCTTATGAATTGGCCTTGTCTAGCAAATTAGTAGACATGGTAAAATTGTATAAAATTGAAGTTTTACACGTTCATTATGCTATCCCTCATGCTTATGCGGGCTATATGGCTAAGCAAATGCTAAAGGACGAAGGAATTGATATCCCTATGGTAACGACACTTCACGGAACCGATATTACTCTGGTAGGGAATCACCCATTTTACAAACCAGCAGTTACTTTTAGCATTAATAAGTCTGATTTTGTAACTTCTGTTTCGCAAAGTTTGAAAGACGATACTCTCAAATTATTCAATATTAAAAATGAAATTCAAGTCATTCCGAATTTTATTGAATTGGATAAAATCAAGAAAGAAGATAAATCTCCTTGTCAACGTTCGGTTATGGCCAATGACGAGGAACGTATTATTACGCACATAAGTAATTTTAGAAAAGTCAAACGTATACCAGATATCATTGCAATTTTCAACAAGATTCAAAAGGAAATTCCGGCCAAATTAATGATGGTAGGTGAGGGTCCAGAAAAAGAAAAAGCAGAGCATTTATGTCGCGAATTAGGAATTCAGGATAAAGTAATTTTCTTTGGCAACAGTAATGAGATTGACACCATTTTATGCCAAACTGATTTATTCTTATTACCCTCAAAAACCGAAAGTTTTGGATTGGTAGCACTTGAAGCCATGGCGTGTGGCGTACCAGTAATATCGAGTAATGCAGGTGGATTGCCTGAAGTTAATAAAGACGGTTTTTCAGGTTATTTAAGCGAAGTAGGTGATGTTGACGGCATGGCCAAAAATGCGATGAAAATTTTAAAAGACGATGATGCATTATCTGAGTTTAAGAAAAATGCTCTAATTACTGCCCAGCAATTTGATATTAAAAAAATTCTACCACTATACGAAGATTTATACCAAAGAGCCATTGCTAAATATTCATAA
- a CDS encoding (Fe-S)-binding protein: MSENLVVPTMAEMLAQGKQPEVLFWVGCAGSFDDRAKKITKAFVRILNRANVSFAVLGAEESCTGDPAKRAGNEFLFQMQAMMNIEVLNAYEAKKIVTACPHCFNTLKNEYPELGGKYEVVHHTEFLKSLLDQGRLTIEGGQFKGKKITFHDPCYLGRANKIYEAPRDLIQKLDVELIEMKRSKANGLCCGAGGAQMFKDAEAGSKEINIERTEDALETQPDIIAAGCPFCNTMMTDGIKNKEKESEVKVLDIAELIANAQDL; the protein is encoded by the coding sequence ATGTCCGAAAATTTAGTAGTACCTACAATGGCCGAAATGCTTGCTCAAGGAAAACAACCTGAAGTATTGTTTTGGGTAGGTTGTGCAGGTAGTTTTGACGATAGAGCTAAAAAAATAACCAAAGCATTTGTGCGTATTTTGAATCGTGCCAATGTATCATTTGCTGTTTTAGGAGCTGAAGAAAGTTGTACTGGTGACCCAGCTAAAAGAGCAGGGAATGAGTTTTTGTTCCAAATGCAAGCCATGATGAACATCGAAGTGCTTAATGCTTATGAAGCCAAGAAAATAGTTACAGCCTGTCCACATTGTTTTAATACCTTAAAAAATGAATATCCAGAATTAGGAGGAAAATATGAAGTAGTTCACCACACCGAATTTTTAAAGTCCTTATTGGATCAAGGACGTTTGACTATTGAAGGAGGACAATTTAAAGGCAAAAAAATCACATTTCACGATCCCTGTTATTTGGGTCGTGCCAATAAAATTTACGAAGCGCCTAGAGATTTAATTCAGAAGCTAGACGTTGAATTAATTGAAATGAAACGTTCCAAAGCGAACGGTTTGTGTTGTGGAGCGGGTGGGGCTCAAATGTTTAAAGATGCGGAAGCTGGTTCCAAAGAAATCAATATTGAACGAACTGAAGATGCTCTAGAAACACAACCCGATATTATTGCAGCAGGTTGCCCATTTTGTAATACCATGATGACAGATGGAATTAAAAATAAAGAAAAAGAAAGCGAAGTGAAGGTACTGGATATTGCAGAACTGATTGCTAATGCACAAGATTTATAA
- a CDS encoding glycoside hydrolase family 3 N-terminal domain-containing protein: MKTFFTKIVLSFLLLLMVSNCGTIQSTFISPTPILLNKPEISDFEEVYIPQEKSARKNFFKDSEAETHWADSIYNQMTLQEKVGQLFMVAAYSNKDSNHINTIEKLIKDQKIGGVIFFQGGPLRQANLTNRYQAKSKIPLFVGIDAEWGLSMRLDSTYRYPWNMTLGAIKDLNLIENVGELMGKESRRMGVHFNFAPVLDINTNPKNPIIGNRSFGENKFNVTEKAIALMKGVQKQGVFSTGKHFPGHGDTSIDSHLGLPTLSFSKEHLDKVELYPYNKIIDEGLVSVMVAHLDVPSLEFRQNYPTSTSYNVVTNLLQKELKFDGLIFTDALNMKGVSKFKKPGDVELDAFLAGNDILLFSENVPIGIETIIKAYEDKIVSEERLEQSVKKILKYKYKAGLNTFKPIAISNLIKDINPLANEALQYRLYENAITVLKNDRTILPIKDLNTQKIAYVKLGDDYNTKFVSTLKKYTEVTEVSAATIDSLNLKLKEFSTVIIGYHKADKPWKNNDFTATEKEWLQKIAINNTVILDVFAKPYSLLPITNFDDIEGLIVSYQNNDVAQEVSAELVFGAIEAKGKLPVSINDSFQVNEGLSTIKMNRLGFTTPENVAMSSEKLAQIETIAQKAIREKMAPGIQVLVARKGKVIYQKAFGNYTYDSDTKVTNETIFDIASVSKIVGTLPNVMQQYDQQKINLNTTLAEMVPLFANSDKKNIHFKELLTHSAGLVSWIPFYKATLDTKEKPLAKYYRKIADSQFSKQVADSLFIRNDYHDTIMKMIVDSKLSLKKEYKYSDFTFIILGNYLEKATGVSLDVLATEQFFKPIGANNTLYNPLQKMDKNRIAPTEVDSYFRYQTIQGYVHDMAAALEGGVAGHAGVFSNAMDVAKIMQLYLQKGNYGNQQFFSEKTFDDFNSCYYCSEGNRRGLGFDKPQLTGDSPTCGCVSSSSFGHTGFTGTMAWADPVTEIVYVFLSNRTYPTNPINTISKEHIREDIQRIINEAIIK, encoded by the coding sequence ATGAAAACGTTCTTTACTAAAATTGTACTTTCTTTTTTATTACTTCTTATGGTTTCCAATTGTGGAACTATTCAAAGTACGTTTATTTCGCCTACACCAATTCTATTAAATAAACCTGAAATTTCTGATTTTGAAGAGGTATATATTCCTCAAGAAAAATCAGCAAGGAAAAACTTTTTCAAAGATTCAGAAGCCGAAACTCATTGGGCTGATAGTATCTACAACCAAATGACGTTACAAGAAAAAGTGGGTCAATTGTTTATGGTTGCTGCGTATTCCAACAAAGATAGTAACCACATAAATACTATTGAAAAATTAATTAAAGACCAGAAAATTGGTGGTGTCATTTTTTTTCAAGGCGGTCCTTTGCGTCAAGCGAATTTGACCAATCGTTACCAAGCTAAATCTAAAATTCCTTTGTTCGTAGGTATTGATGCCGAATGGGGTTTGAGCATGCGTTTGGATTCTACCTATCGTTATCCTTGGAACATGACCTTGGGAGCTATCAAAGACCTAAATCTTATTGAAAATGTTGGAGAGTTAATGGGTAAAGAAAGTCGTAGAATGGGCGTTCATTTTAATTTTGCCCCCGTTTTAGACATCAATACCAATCCTAAAAATCCAATCATTGGCAACCGATCTTTTGGTGAGAATAAATTTAATGTAACCGAAAAAGCAATTGCTTTAATGAAGGGGGTTCAAAAGCAAGGTGTCTTTTCAACTGGAAAACATTTTCCAGGTCATGGGGATACGTCTATTGATTCTCATTTAGGCTTACCTACACTCTCTTTTTCCAAAGAACATTTAGATAAAGTAGAACTGTATCCTTATAATAAAATTATAGATGAAGGATTAGTTTCTGTTATGGTAGCGCATTTGGATGTTCCTAGTTTAGAATTTCGTCAAAATTATCCAACTTCAACTTCGTATAATGTAGTTACTAATTTGTTGCAAAAAGAGTTAAAATTTGACGGATTAATTTTTACAGATGCTCTGAATATGAAAGGGGTTAGCAAGTTTAAAAAACCAGGTGACGTTGAATTAGATGCCTTTCTTGCTGGTAATGATATTTTGCTTTTTTCTGAGAACGTTCCAATTGGCATAGAAACAATTATAAAAGCCTATGAAGATAAAATCGTCTCTGAAGAACGTTTGGAACAATCGGTAAAAAAGATATTAAAATACAAATACAAAGCTGGTTTGAACACATTTAAACCAATAGCAATTTCAAATCTAATCAAGGATATTAATCCGCTTGCCAATGAGGCTTTGCAATACCGTTTGTATGAAAATGCCATAACGGTTTTGAAAAATGATCGTACTATTTTACCAATTAAAGATCTGAATACTCAAAAGATCGCCTATGTTAAATTGGGTGATGATTACAATACTAAATTTGTTTCAACACTAAAAAAATACACAGAAGTTACTGAAGTTAGTGCCGCTACAATTGATAGTTTGAACCTAAAATTAAAAGAGTTTTCTACAGTAATTATTGGCTATCACAAAGCAGACAAGCCCTGGAAGAATAATGATTTTACAGCTACCGAAAAAGAATGGCTTCAAAAAATTGCAATCAATAATACCGTCATTTTGGATGTTTTTGCAAAACCATATTCATTATTGCCAATAACCAATTTTGACGACATTGAAGGATTAATTGTTTCCTATCAAAATAATGATGTGGCGCAAGAAGTTAGTGCTGAACTGGTATTTGGTGCAATTGAAGCCAAAGGAAAATTGCCTGTTTCTATAAATGATTCGTTTCAAGTTAATGAGGGACTTTCTACTATTAAAATGAATAGATTAGGTTTTACAACTCCCGAGAATGTGGCGATGAGTTCCGAAAAATTAGCTCAAATTGAAACCATTGCACAAAAAGCAATCCGCGAGAAAATGGCTCCTGGAATACAAGTTTTGGTTGCAAGAAAAGGGAAAGTTATTTATCAAAAGGCTTTCGGTAATTACACCTATGATTCCGATACCAAAGTAACTAACGAAACCATTTTTGATATCGCATCTGTAAGTAAGATTGTGGGTACACTTCCTAATGTAATGCAACAATACGATCAACAAAAGATTAATCTGAACACAACTTTAGCAGAAATGGTACCTCTATTTGCTAATTCAGATAAAAAAAATATTCATTTCAAAGAGTTACTTACTCATTCTGCGGGTTTAGTTTCTTGGATTCCGTTTTACAAAGCAACATTGGATACCAAGGAAAAACCTTTGGCAAAATACTATAGAAAAATTGCCGATTCCCAATTCTCAAAACAAGTAGCCGATAGTTTGTTCATTCGAAATGATTATCATGATACCATTATGAAAATGATTGTAGATAGTAAGTTGTCTTTAAAAAAAGAATACAAATACAGTGATTTTACCTTTATCATTTTGGGTAATTATCTGGAAAAAGCCACTGGAGTTTCTCTGGATGTTTTGGCAACAGAACAATTCTTTAAACCTATTGGTGCTAATAACACTCTTTATAATCCTTTGCAAAAAATGGATAAAAATCGAATAGCGCCTACCGAAGTGGATTCGTATTTTCGTTATCAAACCATTCAAGGTTATGTGCACGACATGGCTGCCGCACTAGAAGGAGGAGTTGCTGGTCACGCCGGTGTTTTTTCAAATGCTATGGATGTTGCCAAAATAATGCAGCTGTATTTGCAAAAAGGGAATTATGGTAACCAACAATTTTTTTCTGAGAAAACCTTTGATGATTTTAACAGTTGTTATTATTGTTCAGAAGGAAATCGAAGAGGTTTAGGTTTTGATAAACCTCAATTGACTGGAGATAGTCCCACTTGTGGTTGTGTTTCTTCATCAAGTTTTGGCCATACCGGTTTCACAGGAACAATGGCTTGGGCCGATCCAGTTACTGAAATTGTGTATGTATTTCTGTCCAATAGAACCTATCCAACGAATCCGATTAATACTATATCTAAAGAACACATTCGCGAAGACATTCAAAGAATTATTAATGAAGCCATTATAAAATAG
- a CDS encoding MlaD family protein yields the protein MKLSREIKTAVLVIASVVLFIWGYSFLKGKALFANYKTFFVTYTNVEGLVKSAPVTLNGLAIGKVNDIKINETDGSIVVELQITSDFPISSTSAAVLYEPGFIGGKQIAIEPDFKNKTLAEDGQELSGELKLSLTASIQEKLVPLQAKFETVLVEVEKLLQGVNSVLDKKSQENLKITLAELSKTMVEIHAASANVNSILTDNKSDLKGVVTNFKKISNDFAKISDSISKADLGKTVKNFNTSLAKVDAILLDLNAGKGSAGKLLKDDALYSNLKSTTKEMELLLQDVRLFPTRYINVSVFGKKNKPYVSPVQDSVFVGPVKGAKSKEK from the coding sequence TTGAAACTATCAAGAGAAATCAAAACAGCGGTTTTAGTCATAGCCTCTGTAGTATTGTTTATTTGGGGCTACAGTTTTTTAAAAGGAAAAGCGCTGTTTGCTAATTACAAAACCTTTTTTGTAACCTATACCAACGTGGAAGGGCTTGTTAAATCGGCTCCAGTGACATTAAATGGTTTGGCTATTGGAAAAGTAAACGATATTAAAATCAATGAGACGGATGGTTCGATAGTTGTTGAATTGCAAATTACTTCTGACTTTCCTATTTCAAGTACTAGTGCGGCGGTTTTGTATGAGCCAGGCTTTATAGGTGGAAAACAAATTGCAATTGAACCCGATTTTAAAAATAAAACATTGGCAGAGGATGGCCAGGAATTGTCAGGTGAATTGAAACTGAGTTTAACAGCATCCATCCAAGAAAAATTAGTTCCATTACAAGCAAAATTTGAAACGGTATTAGTTGAAGTAGAAAAATTATTGCAAGGTGTTAATAGTGTTTTGGACAAAAAATCCCAAGAAAATCTTAAGATTACTTTAGCTGAGTTAAGCAAAACAATGGTCGAAATCCATGCTGCTTCAGCCAATGTGAATTCCATTTTGACAGACAATAAATCTGATTTAAAAGGTGTTGTAACCAATTTCAAGAAAATATCTAATGATTTTGCTAAAATTTCGGATTCGATTTCTAAAGCCGATTTAGGAAAAACAGTTAAAAACTTCAATACTTCATTGGCTAAAGTAGATGCCATTTTATTGGATTTAAATGCCGGTAAAGGTTCAGCTGGTAAGTTGTTAAAAGATGATGCGTTGTATTCTAATTTGAAATCAACAACCAAAGAAATGGAATTGTTGTTACAAGATGTGCGATTGTTTCCTACTCGTTATATCAATGTTTCTGTTTTTGGTAAAAAAAATAAACCTTATGTAAGTCCTGTTCAAGATTCCGTTTTTGTAGGACCCGTAAAAGGAGCTAAGTCTAAAGAAAAATAA
- the aroC gene encoding chorismate synthase, producing MAGNSYGTLFRITTFGESHGEALGGIIDGCPPGITIDLEAVQLEMSRRKPGQSAIVTQRKEPDDVQFLSGIFEGKTTGTPIGFIIPNTNQKSDDYSHIKDNYRPSHADYVYDQKYGFRDYRGGGRSSARETASRVVAGAIAKQMLPKIKINAFVSSVGHIHLDKKYQELDFSKIESNPVRCPDADSAAKMEEYIREIRKQGDTVGGVVTCVIQNVPVGLGEPVFDKLHAELGKAMLSINAVKGFEFGSGFCGAEMKGSDHNDLYLEDGTTKTNLSGGIQGGISNGMDIYFRVAFKPVATIMQKQESLDNKGNITEMTGKGRHDPCVVPRAVPIVEAMAAIVLADFHLLNKTYSK from the coding sequence ATGGCAGGAAATAGCTACGGCACACTATTTAGAATTACTACTTTTGGAGAGTCACATGGAGAAGCTTTAGGCGGAATTATTGACGGATGTCCTCCAGGTATTACGATTGACTTAGAAGCAGTTCAATTAGAGATGTCTCGAAGAAAACCAGGACAATCCGCTATTGTAACCCAACGTAAAGAACCAGACGATGTGCAATTTCTTTCAGGTATTTTTGAAGGAAAAACAACGGGCACACCAATTGGTTTTATCATACCGAATACCAATCAAAAGTCAGACGATTATTCTCACATAAAAGACAATTACAGACCAAGTCATGCCGATTATGTGTACGACCAAAAATATGGTTTTAGAGATTATCGAGGAGGCGGAAGAAGTTCTGCTCGTGAAACGGCAAGTAGAGTAGTAGCAGGAGCCATTGCAAAGCAAATGTTACCCAAAATAAAAATCAATGCTTTTGTATCCTCAGTGGGTCATATTCATTTAGACAAGAAATACCAAGAATTAGATTTCTCCAAAATTGAAAGCAATCCCGTTCGTTGTCCTGATGCCGATTCAGCAGCTAAAATGGAAGAATACATTCGTGAAATTCGCAAGCAAGGTGATACCGTTGGTGGTGTTGTAACTTGTGTGATTCAAAATGTACCTGTTGGATTAGGAGAACCTGTTTTTGATAAACTCCATGCTGAACTTGGTAAAGCCATGCTTTCGATTAATGCCGTTAAAGGATTTGAATTTGGAAGTGGTTTTTGTGGTGCCGAAATGAAAGGAAGCGATCACAATGATTTGTATCTCGAAGATGGAACGACTAAAACGAATCTTTCTGGAGGAATCCAAGGCGGAATTAGTAACGGTATGGATATTTATTTTCGAGTAGCCTTCAAACCAGTTGCCACTATTATGCAAAAACAAGAATCTTTAGATAATAAAGGAAATATTACTGAAATGACTGGTAAAGGGCGTCACGATCCTTGTGTGGTTCCTCGTGCAGTTCCTATTGTAGAAGCAATGGCTGCCATTGTTTTGGCCGATTTTCATTTGTTAAACAAAACCTATTCAAAATAA
- a CDS encoding phosphatase PAP2 family protein: MNKLSCTIFFLMSFFVVSAQNIDIDILTKINVNRNSAFDPTFKLITNTAVPLSFATPVVMYSIGLIQKDSVIKQKALFIGETFLASAFVTIASKSIIKRDRPYVTHPSIQPLSVEGSYSMPSGHTSSAFATATSLSLAFPKWYVVVPSFVWASSVGYSRMHLGVHYPSDVLVGALVGSGSAFLTQKAIQWLNKKREKNNY; this comes from the coding sequence ATGAATAAATTAAGTTGTACTATTTTTTTCTTGATGAGTTTTTTTGTTGTTAGTGCTCAAAACATTGACATTGACATTTTAACTAAAATCAATGTCAACAGAAATTCGGCTTTTGATCCTACCTTTAAATTAATTACAAATACAGCCGTGCCGCTTAGTTTTGCCACTCCCGTGGTAATGTATTCTATTGGTTTAATTCAAAAAGATTCAGTAATAAAACAAAAAGCACTATTTATAGGCGAGACTTTTTTGGCTTCTGCTTTTGTTACAATTGCATCAAAATCAATTATTAAAAGAGATAGACCGTATGTAACTCATCCATCAATTCAACCTTTATCGGTAGAAGGAAGTTATTCTATGCCTTCTGGTCATACCTCTTCAGCATTTGCAACGGCGACTTCATTAAGTTTGGCTTTTCCTAAATGGTATGTAGTGGTACCTTCCTTTGTTTGGGCAAGTTCGGTTGGGTATTCTCGTATGCATTTGGGGGTCCATTATCCTTCTGATGTTCTTGTTGGAGCTTTGGTTGGAAGCGGTTCTGCTTTTCTCACCCAAAAAGCCATCCAATGGCTAAATAAAAAACGAGAGAAGAATAATTATTAA
- a CDS encoding ABC transporter ATPase, translating into MYVPFESLPEESRIWIYQSNRKFSDDEMTEIETALQAFLQYWAAHGTSLESSYQLKYNRFIILAVNQEVQNATGCSIDASVEFIQSLEKKYSVDLLDKMNVTFKLGEHIAHKPLIDFKKMVKDKAVTENTIVFNNLINTIEEFNDSWEVPALDSWHSRFF; encoded by the coding sequence ATGTACGTTCCATTTGAAAGTTTACCCGAAGAGTCTAGAATTTGGATTTACCAATCCAATAGAAAATTTTCGGATGATGAAATGACCGAAATCGAAACTGCTTTACAGGCATTTCTTCAATACTGGGCGGCGCATGGTACAAGTTTGGAATCCTCTTACCAATTGAAATACAATCGTTTTATTATTTTGGCTGTCAATCAAGAGGTTCAAAATGCAACCGGTTGTTCGATTGATGCTTCGGTTGAGTTTATTCAAAGTTTAGAAAAGAAATACAGCGTTGATTTGTTAGATAAAATGAATGTGACCTTCAAATTAGGCGAGCATATTGCCCACAAACCTTTGATTGATTTTAAAAAAATGGTAAAAGATAAGGCAGTTACTGAAAACACGATTGTTTTCAATAATTTGATCAATACTATCGAAGAATTTAATGACTCCTGGGAAGTTCCAGCTTTAGATAGTTGGCACAGCCGTTTTTTTTAA
- a CDS encoding (Fe-S)-binding protein — protein MNYLDNIVFAIILSLGFGYFYLNIKKLVRNINLGIAVDRNDNPKTRWSNMAMIALGQSKMVKRPVAGFFHIIVYVGFVIINIELLEIIIDGLFGTHRIFVFLGSIYDLLIASFEILAVLVLVAVFVFWTRRNVIQLKRFSSSDLNGTPKKDANYILYFEVVLMTLFLLMNASDLHLQNVPGGFSHFIKAGSFPISQFIEPLFNGLSNELVMLLSELFWWLHIIGILIFMNYLYYSKHLHILLAFPNTYFANLNPEGQFDNLASVTNEVKLMMDPNADPFAAAPETVVAPAKFGASDVQDLNWVQLLNAYTCTECGRCTSSCPANQTGKKLSPRKIMMDTRDRLEEVGKNIDANKGIFIPDNKSLLNDYITPEELWACTSCNACVEECPVSISPLSIIMDMRRYLVMEQSAAPMALNSMMTNIENNGAPWQYSQQDRLNWKNE, from the coding sequence ATGAACTATTTAGATAATATAGTATTTGCAATTATATTGAGTTTAGGATTTGGTTATTTTTATTTAAACATAAAAAAACTAGTTCGAAATATCAATTTAGGTATTGCTGTTGATCGAAATGATAATCCAAAAACAAGATGGTCTAATATGGCTATGATTGCTTTAGGACAATCCAAAATGGTGAAGCGTCCAGTAGCAGGATTTTTTCATATTATAGTGTATGTAGGTTTTGTGATCATTAATATTGAATTGCTTGAAATCATCATAGATGGGCTATTTGGAACACATAGAATTTTTGTTTTTTTGGGTAGTATTTACGATCTGTTAATTGCTTCATTTGAAATTTTAGCGGTATTGGTTTTAGTGGCGGTGTTCGTGTTTTGGACAAGAAGAAATGTAATTCAATTAAAGCGTTTTTCTAGTTCTGATTTGAATGGAACTCCAAAAAAAGATGCCAATTATATTCTGTATTTCGAAGTGGTGTTAATGACTTTATTTTTATTGATGAATGCCTCTGATTTGCATTTGCAAAATGTCCCAGGCGGTTTTTCTCATTTTATTAAAGCAGGTTCATTTCCAATAAGTCAGTTTATAGAACCTCTTTTTAATGGTTTGTCAAATGAACTGGTGATGCTATTATCGGAATTGTTTTGGTGGTTACATATCATAGGAATTTTGATATTCATGAACTACTTATATTATTCAAAACACTTGCATATTCTGTTAGCATTTCCAAACACCTATTTTGCTAATTTAAATCCGGAAGGGCAATTTGATAATTTAGCCTCAGTAACCAACGAAGTTAAATTAATGATGGATCCCAACGCCGATCCTTTTGCAGCAGCTCCCGAAACTGTAGTGGCTCCTGCAAAATTTGGCGCAAGTGATGTACAAGATTTGAATTGGGTTCAATTGTTGAACGCTTACACTTGTACCGAATGTGGACGTTGTACTTCTTCCTGTCCGGCTAACCAAACGGGTAAAAAATTATCTCCGCGAAAAATCATGATGGATACCCGAGATCGTTTGGAGGAAGTGGGTAAAAACATTGACGCCAATAAGGGTATTTTTATTCCAGATAACAAGTCTTTGTTAAACGATTATATCACTCCAGAGGAACTTTGGGCCTGTACTTCTTGTAATGCTTGCGTAGAAGAATGTCCTGTAAGTATTAGTCCGTTGTCAATTATTATGGATATGCGTCGCTACCTTGTAATGGAGCAAAGTGCTGCTCCAATGGCTTTAAATTCTATGATGACTAATATTGAAAATAATGGTGCGCCATGGCAATACAGTCAACAAGATCGATTGAATTGGAAAAACGAATAA
- a CDS encoding dicarboxylate/amino acid:cation symporter, with product MKETTNKPSFLSGLTGQILIAMIVGAVLGIAIHTNCTDEIAQSFSSKIKMLATVFIRLVQMIISPLVFTTLVVGIAKLGDIKAVGRIGGKALGWFFTASFISLLLGMFFVNILQPGVGLNLSNVDLTAASEVTAKTTTLSFENFIEHIVPKSIFEAMATNEILQIVIFSIFFGLAAAAIGESVKPVVNALDKTSHIVLKMVNYVMKFAPIGVFGAIAGVFAVRDFQELAITYFKYFGSFLIGISSLWAVLILVGYIFLKSRMSTLLKRISSPLIVAFGTTSSEAVFPKLTEELERFGVKDKIVSFMLPLGYSFNLDGSMMYMTFASIFIAQAYGIDLDLGTQFTMLLVLMLTSKGIAGVPRASLVVVAATCGMFDIPVEGIALILPIDHFCDMFRTATNVLGNALATSVVGQWEDKIEAGN from the coding sequence ATGAAAGAAACTACTAATAAGCCGTCCTTTTTATCTGGACTTACGGGACAAATTTTAATTGCAATGATAGTGGGGGCCGTTTTAGGAATTGCTATCCATACCAATTGTACGGATGAAATTGCCCAGTCTTTCAGTAGCAAAATAAAAATGCTGGCAACCGTTTTTATTCGTTTGGTGCAAATGATAATTTCTCCTTTGGTATTCACTACACTTGTGGTAGGGATTGCTAAATTAGGAGATATCAAAGCTGTTGGTCGTATTGGAGGAAAAGCTTTAGGTTGGTTTTTTACAGCCTCTTTTATTTCCTTATTGTTAGGTATGTTTTTTGTAAATATTTTGCAACCAGGAGTTGGATTAAATCTTTCTAATGTTGATTTGACAGCCGCTTCAGAAGTAACTGCAAAAACAACCACACTATCTTTTGAAAACTTCATTGAACATATCGTTCCCAAAAGTATTTTTGAAGCAATGGCTACTAATGAAATTTTACAAATTGTAATTTTCTCTATCTTTTTTGGATTAGCTGCAGCAGCTATTGGGGAGTCAGTTAAGCCAGTTGTAAATGCACTTGATAAAACTTCACATATTGTTTTAAAAATGGTAAACTATGTTATGAAGTTTGCGCCTATTGGTGTATTTGGTGCCATTGCGGGTGTTTTTGCCGTTCGTGATTTTCAAGAATTAGCGATTACCTATTTCAAATATTTTGGATCTTTTTTAATCGGAATTTCATCATTATGGGCTGTTCTTATTCTAGTGGGCTATATCTTCTTAAAATCAAGAATGTCAACCCTTTTAAAAAGAATTTCAAGCCCGTTAATAGTTGCCTTTGGAACTACAAGTAGCGAGGCAGTATTTCCAAAATTAACAGAAGAATTAGAACGTTTTGGAGTAAAGGATAAAATTGTTTCCTTCATGTTGCCTTTGGGATATTCATTTAATCTAGACGGAAGTATGATGTACATGACTTTTGCTAGTATTTTTATAGCGCAAGCCTATGGAATTGATTTAGATTTAGGAACACAATTCACCATGTTGCTTGTTTTGATGTTAACTAGTAAAGGAATTGCAGGTGTTCCAAGAGCGAGTTTAGTAGTAGTAGCTGCAACTTGTGGGATGTTTGATATCCCAGTTGAAGGGATTGCATTAATATTGCCAATTGATCACTTTTGTGATATGTTTAGAACGGCAACCAATGTATTAGGAAATGCATTAGCTACATCTGTAGTTGGGCAATGGGAAGACAAAATTGAAGCAGGAAATTAA